The Lycium ferocissimum isolate CSIRO_LF1 unplaced genomic scaffold, AGI_CSIRO_Lferr_CH_V1 ctg28913, whole genome shotgun sequence region ACCATTTATGACTTGTAATGCAGAAGCCTAATTCACACTTTACTTATGGAAAGCTTGACGACTAATTCAAAAAATCGTTTATCTATAAATAGGCATACCTCTCTTATCATATTAATCACATATAAACAGAGAACAATAATAAATTAGAttgtttcaaatatatacaagGGTTTTAATTAATTGTGATGGCTCTCAAGTACCTTGCCTTGACCATTGCCATTTTGGCTGTGGTGACTCCAATAAGCCATGCATATAATCCTAGTCCTTTGCAAGATTTTTGTGTTGCTTTTAATGACTCCATGGCTGCTGGTAAACCACAACATTTGATACTTATTTCAATCATAGCTTTCGCATTTCATGCCAATTTTGTTTGCTTTTTTACttgtatttttgttatatttactTTCTAAATTTGGGGTTTCTATACAGTTTTCGTGAATGGAAAGTTTTGCAAGGATCCAAAGAATGTCACTGCTGATGACTTCTTTAGACCAAGTCTAAATATACCTGGAAGTATTTCAAATCTACTTGGATCTGCTGTAACAGCGGTGAACGTCAA contains the following coding sequences:
- the LOC132043832 gene encoding germin-like protein subfamily 1 member 20, whose amino-acid sequence is MALKYLALTIAILAVVTPISHAYNPSPLQDFCVAFNDSMAAVFVNGKFCKDPKNVTADDFFRPSLNIPGSISNLLGSAVTAVNVNNLPRLNTLGMSLSRIDYAPYGLNPPHTHPQAIEFLVVLEGTLYVRFVLSNPGPNMKNKLFTKILHLWRCVYFRLRT